The Polaribacter tangerinus genome has a segment encoding these proteins:
- a CDS encoding GH92 family glycosyl hydrolase produces MKYISHLLLLILFFFSSCGNKKENKMDPSSETVSLVDFVNPLMGTDSKYSLSNGNTYPAIATPWGMNFWTPMTSKMGDGWTYKYNENKIRGIKQTHQPSPWINDYAAFSLMAVTGKLKFNEKERQSWFSHKAETVKPHYYKVYLADYDVVAEVTPTERAAHFNFTFPKADSSYIMIDAFFKGSMVKIIPKERKIIGYCRNNSGGVPDNFHNYFVAQFDKDFELNHTWTDNWKLLKNNLNSKGEHVGAIIGFKTEKGETVSVKVASSFISLEQAQLNLDREIGNDSFETTKNKAKLAWEKELNKIQIEDSNTDNIKTFYSCLYRVLLFPRKFYEYNKNNQIVHYSPYNGKILPGYMFTDNGFWDTFRAVYPFFNMMYPELNSNIVEGLANTYKESGWLPEWASPGHRNCMIGSNSAPIVVDAFLKGNVKDKDVKTIFEAILKNAEVEEGRPVKSVGREGLNYYNTLGYVPYNVGVNENVARTLEYAYADFTIAKMAEKLGKTEVANTYFKKSLNYKNVFDSSTNLMRGKNKDGTFQSPFNPLKWGDAFTEGNSLHYTWSVFHDVQGLINLMGGKNDFIAQLDGVFTMPPDFDDSYYGGTIHEIREMQIVNMGNYAHGNQPIQHMIYLYNHAGVPYKTQEKIRDVLTKLYSATPDGYCGDEDNGQTSAWYVFSALGFYPVTPATDQYIIGSPLFKKATLNLENGHTFTINAPNNSKKNYYIKATTLNGKTTSHNFINYDAIQNGGEINFEMTNMPNKNWGSKTEDLPYSLSKTNKLKL; encoded by the coding sequence ATGAAATACATTAGCCACTTATTACTATTAATATTATTCTTTTTTTCTTCTTGTGGCAATAAAAAAGAGAATAAAATGGACCCCTCATCAGAAACGGTTTCTTTAGTAGATTTTGTAAACCCATTGATGGGAACAGATTCTAAATATAGCTTATCTAATGGAAATACATACCCTGCAATTGCTACACCTTGGGGTATGAATTTTTGGACTCCAATGACCTCTAAAATGGGAGATGGTTGGACTTACAAATACAATGAAAATAAGATTAGAGGAATAAAGCAAACCCATCAACCAAGTCCGTGGATTAATGATTATGCTGCTTTTTCTTTAATGGCAGTTACGGGTAAACTAAAATTTAATGAAAAAGAAAGACAATCTTGGTTTTCACACAAAGCAGAAACTGTAAAACCACATTATTATAAAGTTTATTTGGCAGATTACGATGTGGTTGCTGAAGTTACACCAACAGAAAGAGCAGCACATTTTAACTTTACATTTCCAAAAGCAGATTCTTCTTACATTATGATTGATGCTTTTTTTAAAGGTTCTATGGTGAAAATTATTCCGAAAGAAAGAAAAATTATTGGGTATTGTAGAAATAATAGTGGAGGTGTACCAGATAATTTTCATAACTATTTTGTTGCTCAGTTTGATAAAGATTTTGAACTAAATCACACATGGACAGATAATTGGAAGCTGTTAAAAAATAACTTAAATAGCAAAGGAGAACATGTTGGGGCAATTATAGGATTTAAAACCGAGAAAGGAGAAACTGTAAGCGTAAAAGTGGCATCTTCTTTTATAAGTCTAGAGCAAGCTCAATTAAATTTAGATAGAGAAATTGGTAATGACTCATTCGAAACAACAAAAAACAAAGCTAAACTAGCATGGGAAAAAGAACTAAATAAAATTCAAATTGAAGATTCTAACACCGATAATATTAAAACTTTTTATTCTTGTTTATACCGCGTTTTGTTATTTCCAAGAAAGTTTTATGAGTACAATAAAAATAATCAAATAGTGCATTACAGTCCGTATAATGGTAAAATTTTACCTGGATATATGTTTACGGATAATGGTTTTTGGGACACTTTTAGAGCGGTTTATCCATTTTTTAATATGATGTATCCAGAATTGAATAGTAATATTGTAGAGGGTTTAGCAAATACTTATAAAGAATCTGGATGGTTACCAGAATGGGCGAGTCCTGGTCATAGAAACTGTATGATTGGTTCAAACTCTGCCCCAATTGTTGTAGATGCATTTTTAAAAGGAAATGTAAAAGATAAAGATGTAAAAACAATTTTTGAAGCCATTTTAAAGAATGCCGAGGTAGAAGAAGGAAGACCCGTTAAATCTGTAGGAAGAGAAGGACTAAATTACTACAACACTTTAGGTTATGTACCATACAATGTTGGGGTTAATGAAAATGTTGCTAGAACTTTAGAATATGCTTATGCAGATTTTACCATAGCCAAAATGGCAGAAAAATTAGGAAAAACGGAGGTAGCAAATACTTATTTTAAGAAATCTTTAAATTATAAAAATGTATTTGATTCCTCTACAAACTTAATGAGAGGAAAAAATAAGGATGGTACTTTTCAATCACCATTTAACCCATTAAAATGGGGAGATGCTTTTACAGAAGGAAATAGTTTGCATTACACATGGTCAGTTTTTCATGATGTTCAAGGGTTGATTAACTTAATGGGTGGTAAAAATGATTTTATTGCACAGTTAGATGGAGTTTTTACCATGCCACCAGATTTTGATGATTCTTATTATGGAGGTACTATTCATGAAATTCGTGAAATGCAGATTGTAAATATGGGAAATTATGCACACGGAAATCAACCAATTCAGCATATGATTTACTTATATAATCATGCAGGGGTTCCTTATAAAACACAAGAAAAAATTAGAGATGTTTTAACAAAACTATATAGTGCAACGCCAGATGGTTATTGTGGAGATGAAGACAACGGACAAACTTCTGCTTGGTATGTTTTTAGCGCATTAGGTTTTTATCCTGTTACTCCAGCAACAGACCAATACATTATTGGTAGCCCATTATTTAAAAAGGCTACTTTGAATTTAGAAAATGGTCATACTTTTACAATTAATGCACCGAATAACTCTAAAAAAAATTATTATATAAAAGCTACAACTTTAAACGGAAAAACTACTTCTCATAATTTTATCAATTATGATGCTATTCAAAATGGAGGAGAAATCAATTTTGAAATGACTAATATGCCCAATAAAAATTGGGGAAGTAAAACAGAAGATTTGCCTTATTCACTAAGCAAAACTAATAAATTAAAGTTATAA
- a CDS encoding N(4)-(beta-N-acetylglucosaminyl)-L-asparaginase, which yields MKRRNFIKKTSVGSLGLLAATSSVIGCKSDKEEHASLNFISKKYSKPLVIATWKTDLAVETAAKVLENGNVSLESVEKGCRVEEANEKGQSVGKGGLPDRDGTVTLDACIMNEKGDYGAVLGVKNIKHVISVARKVMEETPHVMLVGDGAEKFAVSKGFKRENLLTESSKKAWEKWKLTATYKPIINIENHDTIGMLAIDKNGNISGACTTSGLAYKMPGRVGDSPIIGGGLFVDNEVGGAAATGLGEEVLKTVGSFLIVELMRQGKSPQEACEEAIGRIVNKPGKNYKDFQVGYIAVNSSGETGAYSIHKGFSYNLYKDSLNSNIKSDYYNKG from the coding sequence ATGAAACGTAGAAATTTTATAAAAAAAACATCTGTAGGTAGCTTAGGTCTGTTAGCAGCTACCTCTTCTGTTATTGGTTGTAAATCAGATAAAGAAGAACACGCGTCGTTAAATTTTATCAGTAAAAAATATAGTAAACCACTAGTTATAGCAACTTGGAAAACAGATTTAGCGGTAGAAACAGCTGCAAAAGTTTTAGAGAATGGAAATGTTTCTTTAGAGTCTGTAGAGAAAGGTTGTAGGGTTGAAGAAGCTAATGAAAAAGGACAATCTGTAGGAAAAGGCGGGCTACCAGATAGAGATGGTACGGTAACATTAGACGCTTGTATTATGAATGAAAAAGGAGATTATGGTGCTGTTTTGGGAGTAAAAAATATTAAACACGTAATATCTGTTGCTAGAAAAGTTATGGAAGAAACACCACATGTAATGTTGGTGGGTGATGGAGCAGAGAAATTTGCAGTCTCTAAAGGTTTTAAGCGAGAAAATTTATTAACAGAATCTTCAAAAAAAGCATGGGAAAAGTGGAAACTGACAGCTACATATAAACCTATTATTAATATAGAAAATCACGATACAATTGGTATGTTAGCCATCGATAAAAATGGTAATATTTCTGGAGCATGTACCACAAGTGGTTTAGCCTACAAAATGCCAGGTAGGGTAGGAGATTCTCCCATTATTGGTGGTGGTTTATTTGTTGATAATGAGGTTGGTGGAGCAGCTGCAACAGGTCTTGGAGAGGAAGTTTTAAAAACTGTCGGAAGCTTTTTAATTGTAGAGTTGATGCGTCAGGGAAAGTCGCCTCAAGAAGCTTGTGAAGAGGCAATTGGTAGAATAGTAAACAAGCCCGGAAAAAATTATAAAGATTTTCAAGTGGGTTATATAGCTGTAAATTCTTCTGGTGAAACAGGAGCCTATTCTATACACAAAGGGTTTAGCTATAATTTATATAAAGACAGTTTAAACAGTAATATAAAATCAGATTATTATAACAAAGGATAG
- a CDS encoding sugar MFS transporter, which produces MNSHNKKSYKSAFIFLTILFFLWGFITVLVDSLVPRLKDVFEMSYAKTVLVQFAFFVAFFVFSLPAGLILSKIGYKKGIILGLLTMAAGCLLFYPAAEYRVFTIFLVGYFTLAGGITILQVAANPYVAMLGTEDGASSRLNLSQAFNSLGTTIAPVIGALFLLSDSVKPSSEIALLSASNRATYYAAEASTVQTPFIFIALFIGFLALAFSFIKLPKLIQESPKGGYLSLLKNKMMMMGALGIFVYVGAEVAVGSFLVNYFLDMNLSIIILENEAMMNIANTIANVFNKTFTNSDPKSLLGVFVIFYWGGAMFGRFIGAYLTKILPPGKVLGIFAFLAISMILISINTEGLISMWSILAVGLFNSIMFPTIFTLSLEGLGELKAQASGLLCMAIVGGAIVPFIFGSLIDGFGFKTAFFLTVLCYGYILFFGVKKSKISTK; this is translated from the coding sequence ATGAATTCTCACAACAAAAAATCGTATAAGAGTGCCTTTATTTTTTTAACAATATTATTTTTCCTTTGGGGCTTTATAACTGTTCTTGTAGATAGTTTGGTACCAAGATTAAAAGACGTGTTTGAAATGTCTTACGCAAAAACTGTTTTAGTTCAGTTTGCTTTTTTTGTAGCCTTTTTTGTGTTCTCTTTACCTGCCGGACTTATACTTTCTAAAATCGGATATAAAAAAGGGATTATTTTAGGACTTTTAACAATGGCAGCCGGGTGTTTACTTTTTTATCCAGCCGCAGAGTATAGAGTTTTTACTATATTTTTAGTTGGCTATTTTACATTGGCTGGCGGAATTACTATTTTACAAGTAGCTGCAAATCCTTATGTTGCCATGTTAGGTACTGAAGATGGGGCAAGTAGCCGTTTAAATTTGTCTCAAGCATTTAACTCTTTAGGCACCACTATTGCGCCTGTTATTGGTGCCTTATTTTTATTGAGTGACTCTGTAAAACCTTCGTCTGAAATTGCATTATTATCTGCCTCAAATAGAGCTACATATTATGCTGCTGAAGCAAGCACTGTTCAGACACCATTTATTTTTATTGCTTTATTTATTGGATTTCTCGCTTTAGCTTTTTCTTTTATTAAATTGCCTAAACTCATACAAGAAAGCCCTAAAGGTGGTTATTTATCACTTTTAAAAAATAAAATGATGATGATGGGAGCACTTGGTATTTTTGTTTACGTTGGCGCAGAGGTGGCAGTGGGTAGTTTTTTAGTGAATTATTTTTTAGACATGAATTTGTCTATCATAATTTTAGAGAATGAAGCAATGATGAATATTGCAAACACAATTGCCAATGTTTTTAATAAAACATTCACAAATTCAGATCCAAAATCTTTGTTAGGTGTTTTTGTTATTTTCTATTGGGGAGGCGCCATGTTTGGAAGGTTTATTGGGGCTTACCTCACTAAAATATTGCCACCAGGTAAAGTTTTAGGAATTTTTGCCTTTTTAGCTATTAGTATGATTTTAATTTCTATAAACACAGAAGGTTTAATTTCTATGTGGTCTATTTTAGCAGTTGGGTTATTTAATTCTATTATGTTCCCAACCATATTTACCCTAAGCTTAGAGGGACTTGGCGAGTTAAAAGCACAAGCTTCTGGATTGTTATGTATGGCTATTGTTGGTGGAGCCATAGTACCCTTTATATTTGGGAGCTTAATTGATGGATTTGGTTTTAAAACTGCCTTTTTTTTAACAGTTTTATGTTATGGATATATTTTATTTTTCGGAGTTAAAAAATCTAAAATCAGTACTAAATAA
- a CDS encoding alpha-amylase family glycosyl hydrolase: MKKTILLLLLCLSFVGYTQVQNATFNVSPTTFEETEQITITVSNINPSAWGVSDVYLWAWSLDNNNANTQDAPNNGTWANSNEAQKLTNNGNGSYSITFTPTTFYNRTNIGSIGMLVKAKNGTGDKKTQDQIFKVGKFQLTLNTPTASQTIINAGDTFPINANASVAANFILKANGTVIDSQNNKTVYSYSNSITENTNYTLEATSNGEQKTLNFTAIVKPTVVIESLPAGLKDGVNLNKTDATKATFVFYAPEKEFIHLIGDFNNWTINNNYLLKKDGDRFWIEVSNLTPQKDHLYQYLIEGVLRVADPYSTVILSEYNDQYINSTTYPNLPAYPTGKTNHAVTLLKTGETPYNWQVTNFQKPKKTDLVIYELLIRDFDELHSFDAVKARLDYLENLGVNAIEFLPIMEFDGNESWGYNPSFHMALDKYYGTKKAFKQLVDECHKRGIAVILDVAFNHASGQNPYYRMYNTDNGGYAGQATSNSPFFNVTAKHSYSVFNDFNHSKQAVKDYVKRIAQFWIEEYKIDGYRWDLTKGFTQNCTENDQNCTNSFQQDRVDILKEYADYQWEIDQTSYVIFEHLGTNAEETEWVNYKLNEGKGIMVWGNQNYNYRKAIAGDISNSDFSWVSYKNRGWSVPANISYMESHDEERLLYEAKNNGLVEGSYNIKNTNIALERAGLVSAFYFTIPGPKMIWQFGELGYDIGINQNGRTGNKPILWNYFDTPNRKNLYTIYSKLIELKLKYDIFETSNFTIDINTFFGLHKIQLSDINASNIQHITIVGNFDTKTQNINPNFQTTGTWYSLLDNNSSINVTNTNSTLSLNAGEFKIFANKPATLSTKAQTLVSKELIVYPNSIVHSFQLNQDSKNINIYSVNGKKVKTFTGEFSKNQIFNIQDLSSGIYFLKAFINNKLQVYKIIKE; this comes from the coding sequence ATGAAAAAAACAATACTCCTTTTATTACTTTGTTTATCTTTTGTAGGTTATACTCAAGTTCAGAACGCAACTTTTAATGTATCTCCTACTACTTTTGAAGAAACTGAACAAATTACCATAACTGTTTCTAATATAAACCCATCGGCATGGGGAGTTTCAGATGTTTATTTATGGGCATGGTCTTTAGATAATAACAACGCTAACACACAAGATGCACCCAATAATGGTACATGGGCAAACTCTAATGAAGCTCAAAAACTTACCAACAACGGAAACGGAAGTTATAGCATAACTTTTACACCCACTACATTTTATAATAGAACTAATATAGGTAGTATTGGTATGTTGGTTAAAGCAAAAAATGGGACTGGTGATAAAAAAACTCAAGACCAAATTTTTAAAGTTGGTAAATTTCAACTCACTTTAAACACTCCTACAGCTTCACAAACTATAATTAACGCCGGTGATACTTTTCCTATTAATGCTAATGCTTCTGTAGCAGCTAACTTTATTTTAAAAGCAAATGGCACTGTTATAGATAGTCAAAACAACAAAACCGTTTATAGCTATTCAAACAGTATTACCGAAAATACCAACTATACTCTAGAGGCAACAAGTAATGGTGAACAAAAAACACTAAACTTTACAGCTATAGTAAAACCGACTGTTGTAATAGAGAGTTTACCTGCTGGACTTAAAGATGGTGTAAACTTAAATAAAACAGATGCAACAAAAGCAACTTTTGTTTTTTATGCACCTGAAAAGGAATTTATTCATTTGATTGGAGATTTTAATAATTGGACCATCAACAACAACTATCTACTAAAGAAAGATGGAGATAGATTTTGGATAGAAGTTTCTAATCTTACTCCACAAAAAGATCACCTATATCAATACTTAATTGAAGGTGTTTTAAGAGTTGCAGACCCATACTCTACTGTTATTTTATCGGAGTATAATGATCAATATATAAATTCAACTACCTATCCTAATTTACCTGCGTATCCAACAGGAAAAACAAATCATGCAGTTACGTTGCTAAAAACAGGAGAAACACCTTACAATTGGCAAGTAACAAACTTTCAAAAACCCAAAAAAACAGATCTTGTAATTTACGAACTTTTAATAAGAGATTTCGATGAACTTCATAGTTTCGATGCTGTTAAGGCAAGATTAGATTACCTTGAAAATTTAGGTGTTAACGCTATAGAATTTTTACCAATAATGGAGTTTGACGGCAATGAATCTTGGGGATACAACCCTTCATTTCATATGGCTTTAGACAAATATTACGGAACTAAAAAAGCGTTTAAACAATTGGTAGATGAATGCCATAAAAGAGGAATAGCTGTAATTTTAGATGTTGCATTTAATCATGCTAGCGGACAAAACCCTTACTACCGAATGTATAATACAGACAATGGAGGTTATGCGGGACAAGCTACTAGCAATAGTCCTTTTTTTAATGTTACTGCTAAACATTCTTATAGTGTTTTTAACGACTTTAATCACAGCAAACAAGCTGTTAAAGATTATGTCAAAAGAATAGCTCAATTTTGGATTGAAGAATATAAAATTGATGGGTATCGTTGGGACTTAACAAAAGGGTTTACACAGAACTGTACAGAAAACGACCAAAACTGTACCAACAGTTTTCAACAAGACCGGGTAGATATTTTAAAAGAATACGCAGATTATCAGTGGGAAATAGACCAGACTTCATACGTAATTTTTGAACACTTAGGTACCAATGCAGAAGAAACCGAATGGGTAAATTACAAATTAAATGAAGGTAAGGGAATTATGGTTTGGGGTAACCAAAACTATAACTATCGAAAAGCAATTGCTGGTGATATCTCTAATTCTGATTTTTCTTGGGTATCATACAAAAATAGAGGATGGTCTGTACCGGCTAATATTAGTTACATGGAAAGTCATGACGAGGAACGCCTGCTTTATGAAGCAAAGAACAACGGACTTGTTGAAGGATCTTACAATATAAAAAACACAAATATTGCCCTAGAAAGAGCTGGTTTAGTGAGTGCTTTTTATTTTACAATTCCAGGACCAAAAATGATATGGCAATTTGGAGAACTGGGGTATGATATTGGAATTAATCAAAATGGAAGAACAGGTAACAAACCTATTTTATGGAATTACTTTGATACACCAAACAGAAAAAATCTTTATACTATTTATAGCAAACTCATTGAGCTAAAATTAAAGTATGATATTTTTGAAACATCAAACTTTACCATTGATATAAACACCTTTTTTGGTTTGCATAAAATTCAATTATCAGACATAAATGCAAGTAATATTCAGCATATTACAATCGTTGGTAATTTTGATACCAAAACACAGAATATAAATCCGAATTTTCAAACTACCGGAACTTGGTATAGTTTATTGGATAATAATAGTAGTATTAACGTAACAAATACAAACAGTACACTTAGCCTTAATGCAGGCGAATTCAAAATATTTGCAAATAAACCTGCCACATTGTCAACTAAAGCACAAACATTAGTATCTAAAGAACTTATAGTTTATCCCAATAGTATTGTGCATAGTTTTCAACTAAATCAAGACTCTAAAAACATAAATATTTATTCTGTAAATGGTAAAAAAGTCAAAACTTTTACCGGTGAATTTTCAAAAAATCAAATATTCAATATACAAGATCTCTCCAGTGGTATATACTTTTTAAAAGCATTTATCAACAATAAACTACAAGTATATAAAATCATTAAAGAATAA